Genomic DNA from Telopea speciosissima isolate NSW1024214 ecotype Mountain lineage chromosome 2, Tspe_v1, whole genome shotgun sequence:
CCTTTGGATACCAAACTTGGTGCAGAACTTATCCACCTTTCCCTAGATATGGGCCCCTTGATTGGATATGAGGGCATGTGGTACTCCATATCTATATATGAGGTTCTCTTTGATAAACTTTGCTACCTATGCAACTATCAAGATAGCATAGAACTGCGCCTCCACCcaatttggtgaaatagtctatGGCCACAAGGATGAACTCATGTCCATTAGATGCCTTTGGTGTGACTTTCCCAATTATATCAACACCCCATATTGAAAATGACCAGGGAGCGTTTAACGAATGGAGCTTCGTTGGAGGAATGTGAATGATATTGgaaaatatctggcatttatgacatctcCGCACGAATGACACGCAATCAACTTCTATGGTTgtccaataatatcccattctGAGGATTTTCTTGGCGGCCTGCAGATTCCCTGGTGAATTTCTTCCATGATGACTTGGGCCTATTCCTCATCTATGCATAGTAGTTGTATACCATCATAGGACCTCTTGTATAGAAGGTTGCCTTGAAGTACAAACTGCGTGGCATGCTTTCGCAACCTCTTCTATTCATAGGCTACGGAATTTGGAGGATATATTTCCTTTCTCTAATGAAGTCAATGATGGGTGCAGACCACGTCCTCCCATCAGTTGTCAGAACATTTGCTGACTGTTCATATGTTGGTCCATGCTTTCTAACTACCAAGAATGGGCGGGCTTGAGTATCTGGAGTACATTCAACCATTGAAGCCAAGGTAGCTAGGGCGTTGACGAATCTGTTACTGTCTCTCAGAAAATATTCAAAGGTGATTTCATTGAAGCTTTTGATCAAGTTCTCCAAATGTTCTTGGTAAGTTTTTAGCTTTTCATCCCTtatcttccactttccttgagtttgacaaaTCACGATTGATGAATCCCCGTAAACTCTCAGCTTCTTGATCTCTAATGCCATGGCGGCTTTGAGACCAATTGCACATGCTTCATACTCTGTAATGTTGTTGGTGTAGGGGAAATCTAGCCGAAATGCAGATGGTAGATAGAGATCATCTGGGGTTATCAACAATATTCCTACCCCATATCCTCTTTGATTGGCTTGACCATCAAAGTATAATTGCCACCAGTCTTCacagtcttcttcctccacatatgccaaatcttcatctgggaatgAGTCTTCTAGCGGTTGTGAATCCACCCCGGTCAGGTATGCAGCTAGATAGTCCAAGATTGCTCATCCTTTTATGGATTTctggttgacatatgttatgtcaaattctaacaacagcaacaaccatCTGGCCATCCTTCTTGCCAATGCTGGCTTCTTGAAGAGATACTTAATTGGGCccatccttgagatgagccGGATTTGATGTGCGATCATGTTATGTCTCAGTCTCTTGGTTTGCCAAACCAAAGCAGTGCTTGTCTTTTCTAATGGGGTATAGCGAGTTTTATACTTCAACAGTGTCTTGCTTAAGTAGTAAACCATGTGTTCTTCCCCACTCTTCTGATCTTATTGCTCCTTCATGGACCCCATTGATGTTTCACCGACAGATAAGTACAATAGCAGTGGTTCGCCCAATACTGGCAGAACAAGGACGGATGGATTCATCAGGTATTCTTTTATCCTTATGAACGCCTCTTGGCACTTATCATTCCATtgctttggttcttctttctttaagagcttgaagatgggttcactTATGGTAGTTAACCGGGCTATGAACTGACTGATTTATTGAATCCATCCAAAGAAACCctggatttctttttctatttttggtgctGGCATTTTTGTTCGGCCTTTATCTTATCGGGATCtacttctatccctctcttgCTGATGAGAAATCCTAGGAGTTTCCCTGGTGTCGTTCCGAACATGAACTTTTGagggttcaaccttagcttgtACTCTTTAATTTGTTCGATGAACTTTTTCAATGTTGCAAAATGCCCCTGTCGATTGACTGACTTGACAATCATGtcatccatatacacctccatTTCTTTGTGTATCTTGTCATGGAGAATAGCCGTCACGAACCTTTGATATGTTGCTCCagcattcttcaaaccaaagggcataACCTTGTAACAGTaagttccccatggtgtggtaaacACTGTCTTTTCTCtatcctttggacacatgctgattTGATTGTATCTGGAGAATCCATCTATGAATGATAACAAGGCGTGTTTCGCTATGTTGTCGACCAATATGTCAATATGCGGCTAGAGAAAGTCATCTTTGAGACTGACTTTGTTGAGGTCTTAGAAATCCCTGTACATTctcaccttcccatctttcttgggtatagggacaatattggacaaccactgaGGGTACTGCATCACTTGTAGGAATCTTGTAGTCCATTACTTTATGACTTCTttcctgatcttctcactctaTTCAGGTCGCATCCTTTTGGGCTTTTGCTTGATCGGCCATGCATCTGGGTAAGTAGGCAGTTGGTGTTGCACTATTTCTGGATCGATGC
This window encodes:
- the LOC122650708 gene encoding uncharacterized protein LOC122650708: MIEEWETWIGDINTGDQYLNPTEGIHPVDSGGEEGDDSSNKEAFSKNLNEEVMDEDTAAYLTGVDSQPLEDSFPDEDLAYVEEEDCEDWWQLYFDGQANQRGYGVGILLITPDDLYLPSAFRLDFPYTNNITEYEACAIGLKAAMALEIKKLRVYGDSSIVICQTQGKWKIRDEKLKTYQEHLENLIKSFNEITFEYFLRDSNRFVNALATLASMVECTPDTQARPFLVVRKHGPTYEQSANVLTTDGRTWSAPIIDFIRERKYILQIP